The window aaatcaatgtgctctagtggcgtcgttaaataaaacaaactttacatttacAGTGTGCAAAATGTATACCACTCGTAGTATAATAATCCGGCGCACTATAAAGTTGTGCTATAAACAAAATGGAAAAACAGttgataaaagttaaaattatgtttgtgtttaacgacaccactagaccacattaatttattaaccatcggctattggatgtcaaacatttagtaattttgacatatagttttagaggaacCGGCTACATCATTGCATTAGTAATACGGTTtcctttttatatacaccatcccacagacaggatagcacataccacggcctttaatataccagtcggggtacattggttggaacaagaaatagtctaatagcagtgtttctgccagaaagaatgttttgggtatggcgttaTTGAATTTAATGCAACCACAaccaacagggggtatgggggtcCTCCCCAAGAAAGACattgggttaagtttagggttagggttaagaaaatcatacagtaatgatgatagtaattaattttgtcaaaaggtcaaccttctggcagaaaccctgaatgGACagactaacagggatcgatcctagaccgaccgtgtatcaagcgagcgctttatcactaggttacgtcccaccccaaacaaCTGACGTGTGGTTctgtgctttttttttcaatcatattttatttatcatttcagGTCATTCTGCTCCGATTAGAAACGATCTGAAGCTAGGCTGCTAGATCGTCGAGAGTCGAGGTCACACGGTAGTTGATTCTTAGTCCTGTCTCTATCACTCAGCTGTCAGGTGTTTGGTGTGTTTAACATTTGATGTCGTTTAACCCGTGTTAACAATGCAGACGATggaccaaaaacaaaacccatgcCATCCCGTCAAAGGTCAAAGAATAGATTCCTCCTGACAGTTTTTTCTAATGATATTCACTGTGACAAGCAAGCAACAGACTTTATGTAGACCACCCAAAAGAACCATGTCATCCTTTCAAAGGTCAATGAGTAGATTCCTCGTAATCCTTTATTTCTAAGGATATTCAAGGTGACAAGCAAGTAGCAGGCCTTACGTAGATCAAATAATAATTGCAAAGGTCAATGAGTAGATAACTCAAAAGCTTTATTTCTAAGGGTATTCATTGTGACAACCAAGCAACAGGCCTTACGTAGACCTACAAAACGCATGCCATCCTATCAACGGTCAAGTGGTAGATTCCTCACAATCCTTCATTTCTAAGGATATTCACTGGGACAAGCAAGTAGCAGGCCTTACGTAGATCAAATAATAATTGCAAAGGTCAACGAGTAGATACCTCACATTCTTTAGTTCTAAGGATATCCACTGTGACAAGCAAGTAACAAAACTTACGTAGACCTCCAAAACCATGCCATCCTTTCAACGGTCAAAGGGTAGATTCGAAACAATGCTTCATTTATAGGGATGTTTACAGTGACAAGCAAGTAACGGGCCTTACGTAGACCTCCAAACGCATGCCATCCTTTCAACTGTCAAAGGGAAGATTCCCCACAATCCTTTAATTCTAAGGATATTCACTGTGACAATCAAGCAACAGACCTTACTCAGCAAAATGACCGCGCACGAATGCCCCGTgtgtttaaaactttttatttcgGAGCCAGTGCTGACAACACATCTGCATGACCATGGACTATTTTCCCATCCTTACAAGTGTATGTTCTGTCACAATCGATACAATACGCAGGGCGACGTAGACGAACACACCAAGGGTCACCTGGAGTCACTGAAGCTGCGACTGGACGAGAAGGGACGAATAGTGGACGATTCGGAGGACAACTCTGGGATGGAGTACACCTGCATGTACTGTCAGCTGTGTTTTGACGATGTCGCCGATCTACAAATGCACCACAAGACGCATTTCAGCACAGTGCAGTCGCTGATCAAACTGAAACAGAACAACTGGGTATCTCCGAGACTGTTGACAGCAAAGGATTTTGCTTATAGCAACAACCTTCTTGGTATGTTGGGAGAACCACCGTCACAAAGGTCCGGTCCATCAGCGTTCAGAGATCCACCACCACGAGAGGTCATGTACTCCTCATCTAAGTCCAAAGGCCCTTCAGTAAGGTTCATAGATCCACCGTCAAAGTCAGATTACCCATCAGAGTCAATAGATTACCCACCAGAGTCCACAAGTCCATCATTAGAGTCCATATATTCATCATTAGAATCCATAGATTCATCATTAGAATTCACAGATGACCCACCAGAGTCGATTGATGAAAATGATGTGGAAAAtgctaaaaatattttgttggatCACGATTACGGTTTCAACACAATTATGCCACCAAGTTCCAAAAAGAGCGATAAAATTGTTCCAGATCATAATTACACTagcaaatattttatgcaaagaAGGTCATCATCACCGGAAGTGATCGGTACGTCGTCTGCTGCTCTGGTTTCCAGCCGTCGTGGTATCACTGACTTGACGGCAAAGGTACACAAACTGTTAACTACTGGCGTTAATTTTACAGCACACAACTGTAGATTCTGCCAAAGCAGTAAGAGGATAAGTACTTCGTCCAGTAGCCTGTCGGCGACGATTCCTTCCAAGGACGGTTTTCAGAGCAATATTGATCAGTGTAACACTAAGACACACAGTCATGGATCAAATACAGAAATCTTTAATCATGGATCAAATACTGAAATGTTGAGTCATGGATCAAATACAGAAATGTTGAGTCATGGAtcaaatacagaaatattgaaTCGTGGAACAAATACAGAAATGTTGAGTTGTGGATCAAATACTGAAATGTTGAGACACGAATCTAATGCAGACATATGTAATCGTGGATCTAATACAGAATCACTGCATCGGGGGTCAAATACTGAAACTTGCACACGTGGATCCAATACTGAAACGTTGAGTCATGGATCTAATACTGAAATGTGTAGTTGTGGAACAAATTCAGAAACACGGAGTCATGAAGCCAATACTGAAATGTTGAGTCATGGGTCTCATACAGGAGTGTGTAGTCATGGATCTACTAAAATTCCGAGTCATGGGTCTGATACTGAATTGTGTAGTCATTTGTCTAATACGGAAAGGTTGAGTCACGAGGCTAACACTGAAAAGAGTTGTCTTAGATCTAACGGAGAAACATGTGAAAATATGAATCGTGGATCTAATATTGAAACGTGTAGTGGATCTAATACAGATTCACGTAGTCTTGGATCTGGTCAGTCACGTGGTTCCGGATCTACATCTGAACGTGCACCATGCAATAAATGTTCAGCTATTCCAACTAATACACCTCTGGGTGACACTTCCTCTGGAAATCACAACGTCTTTGCTTCAAAATGTGATAATACGAAACGTCTGAAACTGGATGTGCCAGACAGACCCACTATAATTGAGAATAGAGTCCCATCTCACGCAGAACACACAAGTAAAGAATCGCACGACACTTCTGCCATGAATGAATTAAAAGATAATTCGGTGGGGAGTACGCTAGATCTTCCTCCAGCAACACGTGGCGGTGACGACCCGAGTGGCTTTTCCAGATCGGAGAGTCCGACCATGTCATCGGATGACGAGATGGCCGACTCGCCGGAACCCAACAAGCTGTGCATCGATGAGGGTTCTGAAGACGAATACGATGACGCACTGTCGGATTGTCACACGAGTTCGGAGGACGAGGACGAACAGCAGCACAGCGCGGAACCATTTCCAACAGGGTTGTTTATCAATCAACAATGtaaaatcttgaaaaaatcAGCCTaatattgataaatattgtCTCTAAAGGTTGATACAATTTTCTGGTGTCTTGTTCTGGTATTGATAAATAGTGGCATTAAAGGTTGGTATAATATTTTTCTTCCTAACTAAATTCTTCCTGACTAAAATGGTGGATAACATATTCCAGAAACATTCCCAACAGGGTTGTTTATTAATCaacaatgtaattatttttttttctttaaatcagtCTAGTATAGATAAATAGTGGTATTAAAGGTTGATACACTTTTCTTCCTAACTAAAATGGTGGATAACATGTCatgttataaaacaatttccaactgtgctatttattaatatcaacaatgtaaaatctttttaaaattcagcCTAGTGTTGATAAGTAGTGTCAATAAAGGTTGATAGAATTCCATTATTAAGTTTCCTAACCAAAATGATGGATAACAtattccagacttttttttccaACAGGGTTGTTTATTAATCAACAAtgtcaaattgtttttaaaatcagcCCAGTATTGATAAATAGTGTCAATAAAAGCTGACACACTTTCATATTCTTCCTGACAAAAAAGACGGATAACATATTCCAGAACCGTTTCCAACTGGGTTGTTGTTTAATTGACGTAAAATTTTGCAaaatcaggggcctaattttcaaaggtctcttaggctctgctggacaacaaagcatcctctttgtaagtctttttaGCATtggcattgcactgcgagatcgcaaagttgcgagagtttagtgaattgaTAACTAGTGTTGTTAAAGGTTGATACAATTTCACATATTTCAGAACCATTTCCAACTGGgatgtttattaaatatcaacaatgtaaaatttggaataaatcAGCCAAGTATTGATAAATAGTGTCATTAAAGGTtgatacatagaggatatttcatgttttttttgtcaaataagaTTTATATCTCaccgagtgaagtttgcaagcaTATAtgcttgcaaacttcacgagatgagatataaatgatatttgacaaaaagatgaaatgttctatttattatataatttttggcaatttacctttatttttaaaatgtcagcagcaaaatagttccggctttctcacagtaaagataacactttctacagtagCGATAACACactttagagtgaaatagtgacattttcactctaaaatgtgttatcgtcactgagtgactgataacacttttatttcactgatatttaagatctttcactaaatgttatacaaTAACATTTCTGccacaaaataatttaaggATGTGTAATAAAAATCGAAACATACCATAAGTGCATCTATAGGTGATTATGGGTTTGAACTctttttgaaattggacactgcattccAGGTTCTTTGATAAATTTGAAAGAGCATTTCTCTTACaataatatttcttaaaaagagaaaaaagaaagaaaaaaaagtatccATTGATTTCCAAGACTTTAGGGTACGTAACTATACCCTTCTTACCCTCTAATAGAAATATTGCTTCTGATCTTGCAGAAACATTGCTTCTGAACGTCAAGATATGGAGTGAAGGACAACACAGACCCATTCCTAACTGGCTTATTTCTTTAAAGGGATGTTGATGTAAAATAACAGTTTAGAATAATAGCATTACGGTGTTCATAAAATTGTTTACTGTTACacttattttaattatgattttaATGGTGCTTTTACGATTATTGAATTTTTGTTCAACgttaaaaaaggaaagaaagacaaaaaaaaaaaaagaagttttttcaAGGTACTTTATTGCATTAACGTTTTTTGCAAATCGACCATTTTTGTGTGACCTTTTGtggttggtgttggtgtttttaAAGAACCTATTACAGACCCGAGTTCTTCCTCGCTATTCCTAGTTTAATCATAATTAATGATGTTTTCACGATTATCCAAGGGCGGATCCAAAGAAAccaaccggggggggggggggggggggggggggggggggggggggggggggggggggggggggggggggggggggggggggggggggggggctgcccaTCCCCAAAAGATTGAAGTACCtctttttaacaatttgtttacaaatttcaTTGAAGTACCCATTTCAGGGAGTGGGCCCACGTGCCATTTTGCCCTTCATCCCCTCCCTAAAGTATTTTCTGGGTCCACCCTTgttattaaattgtgtttttaggctcctaccggtccaactggagggacctataggtttcatatccgtccttctgtctgtctgtccgtccctctgttccacatatagttttccggatgtttttttttttttacaatgtctcgagatattgagatgaaattttatgtatggctttaccatgtactgttacagatcaagtttgtcATTCATGGcgaatagacctctttcacattccactgcgcatgtgcccgttgcggagtaatttgaggacgcaaaccgctaactcacgcgagatctcgcaaaaatagacatgtggacaagttggggggcatagacaatgggaagccacgcaataggaatgtgaatatctccatgattaattattctgtcagtagggaacccgaaaattctgtcgacatccaacaagacttattggagacatttgtgaattattgcttatcacgaaataaaaacatatttggttgttaacgcccgacaaaccatcggttcggattcgtacgcagtaaatatcggatataggctgaaataatattaatgtgtgcgcgcgtgtatgtatgcagatatttattgtatttaacatgatttaaatatttataaagcattatacagataaataca of the Gigantopelta aegis isolate Gae_Host chromosome 12, Gae_host_genome, whole genome shotgun sequence genome contains:
- the LOC121385777 gene encoding uncharacterized protein LOC121385777, translated to MTAHECPVCLKLFISEPVLTTHLHDHGLFSHPYKCMFCHNRYNTQGDVDEHTKGHLESLKLRLDEKGRIVDDSEDNSGMEYTCMYCQLCFDDVADLQMHHKTHFSTVQSLIKLKQNNWVSPRLLTAKDFAYSNNLLGMLGEPPSQRSGPSAFRDPPPREVMYSSSKSKGPSVRFIDPPSKSDYPSESIDYPPESTSPSLESIYSSLESIDSSLEFTDDPPESIDENDVENAKNILLDHDYGFNTIMPPSSKKSDKIVPDHNYTSKYFMQRRSSSPEVIGTSSAALVSSRRGITDLTAKVHKLLTTGVNFTAHNCRFCQSSKRISTSSSSLSATIPSKDGFQSNIDQCNTKTHSHGSNTEIFNHGSNTEMLSHGSNTEMLSHGSNTEILNRGTNTEMLSCGSNTEMLRHESNADICNRGSNTESLHRGSNTETCTRGSNTETLSHGSNTEMCSCGTNSETRSHEANTEMLSHGSHTGVCSHGSTKIPSHGSDTELCSHLSNTERLSHEANTEKSCLRSNGETCENMNRGSNIETCSGSNTDSRSLGSGQSRGSGSTSERAPCNKCSAIPTNTPLGDTSSGNHNVFASKCDNTKRLKLDVPDRPTIIENRVPSHAEHTSKESHDTSAMNELKDNSVGSTLDLPPATRGGDDPSGFSRSESPTMSSDDEMADSPEPNKLCIDEGSEDEYDDALSDCHTSSEDEDEQQHSAEPFPTGLFINQQCKILKKSA